Proteins encoded together in one Candidatus Xianfuyuplasma coldseepsis window:
- a CDS encoding dihydrolipoamide acetyltransferase family protein has product MTDFKFADIGEGIHEGNILKWEYNVGDTIEEGETLVVIETDKVNAEIPSPVTGVIKKLGPAEGEVVHVGETLALIDDGTGGAEEAPKEEPKEAKAEPISEGEEENAAGVVGSIEVSNDVIASSIEHEDEATPAKKRVLATPVARKLAKDLGVDIKLVPGSGENGRVMKADIRAFADKETTQTPLQKVTVNPFKEVAVPTFAQERTRREKISKLRKTIAENMTTSKTIIPHTTVMDEIIVSNLVDLRTTQKPLAEQKGIKLTYMPFIIKALTQTLQEFPIFNSSFDHTTDEIVYKNYMNIGVAVDTPDGLIVPNIKDADTKGILTIAKELADIKERAHNKKITLDDLKDGTISITNYGVFDSTFGAPVIKYPEVAIIGIGRIMKKPVVIDDDIVIRHVLPLSLSIDHRVIDGGDAGRFLKTFKSYLKDPMFLLLS; this is encoded by the coding sequence ATGACGGATTTTAAATTTGCCGATATCGGTGAAGGAATCCACGAAGGAAACATCCTCAAGTGGGAATATAATGTCGGTGACACCATCGAAGAAGGGGAAACACTTGTCGTGATTGAAACCGATAAGGTTAACGCTGAAATCCCCAGTCCGGTCACAGGTGTCATCAAGAAACTTGGTCCCGCCGAAGGTGAAGTTGTACACGTGGGTGAAACCTTAGCCCTGATAGACGATGGAACCGGTGGAGCTGAAGAAGCACCAAAAGAAGAACCGAAAGAAGCCAAAGCTGAACCGATTAGCGAAGGCGAAGAAGAAAATGCCGCAGGAGTCGTTGGTAGTATTGAAGTGTCCAATGATGTTATCGCATCAAGCATTGAACACGAAGACGAGGCAACACCCGCGAAGAAACGCGTCCTCGCAACGCCGGTTGCGAGAAAACTTGCCAAAGACCTTGGTGTTGATATCAAACTCGTCCCAGGTAGTGGTGAAAATGGCCGCGTTATGAAAGCGGATATCCGTGCCTTTGCCGACAAAGAAACCACGCAAACACCACTGCAAAAAGTAACCGTTAATCCATTTAAAGAAGTAGCGGTACCAACGTTTGCACAAGAGAGAACACGTCGTGAGAAAATCTCAAAACTTCGTAAAACCATTGCGGAAAACATGACAACCAGCAAAACGATTATTCCGCATACAACCGTGATGGATGAAATCATCGTCAGTAACTTAGTCGATTTACGGACAACGCAAAAACCTTTAGCCGAGCAAAAAGGTATTAAATTAACCTATATGCCATTTATCATTAAGGCATTAACGCAAACCCTACAAGAATTCCCTATCTTTAACAGCAGCTTTGATCATACCACGGACGAAATTGTCTACAAAAACTACATGAACATCGGTGTCGCCGTGGATACTCCGGATGGACTCATCGTCCCCAATATCAAAGATGCGGATACGAAAGGAATTCTAACAATAGCCAAAGAACTCGCCGATATTAAAGAACGAGCTCACAATAAAAAAATCACATTAGATGATTTAAAAGATGGAACGATATCAATCACCAACTACGGTGTCTTTGATTCCACCTTTGGTGCACCCGTCATTAAATATCCCGAAGTTGCGATTATTGGTATTGGTCGAATCATGAAAAAACCCGTTGTGATTGACGATGACATCGTCATTCGCCACGTTCTTCCACTATCGTTATCCATCGATCACCGTGTGATTGATGGCGGCGATGCGGGACGATTCTTAAAAACCTTTAAATCGTATCTTAAAGACCCGATGTTTTTACTCTTAAGTTAG
- a CDS encoding Ldh family oxidoreductase produces MEKRTIVSWEFLETFMVQAFVKMGVPEEDAKICADVLMESDRRGIESHGVNRFKPIYIDRLKAGIQFPTTKIDTIRETATTAVLDANDGMGMVASTYAMDLAIKKAKEYGIGMVAVTNSTHYGIAGFYATMATKAGLIGMTGTNARPSVAPTFGVENMLGTNPLTIGLPTDEEFPFVLDCATSITQRGKIEYYAKINKPTEAGKVVGQDGEAKTDSNQILHDLVSGQAALAPLGGIGEELAGYKGYGYSVVVEILSAALQAGNFMKALSGRDKDGNLTPYHLGHFFIAIDPEAFMGVDTFKKIAGDILRALRASKKAPGQERIYTAGEKEYHVWLERKDTGVPLTEGVKQDFRDVKEMLDLDINLPF; encoded by the coding sequence ATGGAAAAACGAACAATCGTCTCTTGGGAATTCTTAGAAACCTTTATGGTTCAAGCATTTGTCAAAATGGGTGTTCCAGAAGAAGACGCAAAAATCTGTGCCGATGTCTTAATGGAAAGTGATCGTCGTGGGATTGAAAGTCACGGTGTCAATCGTTTTAAACCAATCTATATTGATCGCTTAAAAGCTGGGATTCAGTTTCCAACAACAAAAATTGATACGATTCGAGAAACCGCCACAACCGCCGTACTCGATGCGAATGATGGAATGGGAATGGTTGCGAGTACATATGCGATGGATCTTGCCATAAAGAAAGCCAAAGAATATGGCATTGGAATGGTTGCTGTCACCAATAGTACCCATTATGGTATTGCAGGATTTTACGCTACCATGGCGACAAAAGCTGGTCTGATTGGAATGACGGGTACCAACGCTCGTCCGAGCGTTGCACCAACCTTTGGCGTGGAAAATATGCTAGGAACCAATCCACTAACGATTGGACTTCCCACCGATGAAGAATTTCCCTTTGTCTTAGACTGTGCCACAAGTATAACCCAACGAGGTAAAATCGAATATTATGCGAAAATCAATAAACCTACTGAAGCCGGTAAAGTCGTTGGCCAAGATGGTGAAGCGAAAACCGATAGTAACCAAATCTTACACGATTTAGTCAGTGGGCAAGCAGCGCTTGCACCCCTCGGAGGAATTGGTGAAGAACTTGCGGGATACAAAGGATACGGATACAGTGTTGTTGTTGAAATTTTAAGTGCCGCCTTACAAGCTGGAAATTTCATGAAAGCCCTTAGTGGTCGTGACAAAGATGGCAACTTAACTCCTTATCATTTAGGACATTTCTTTATTGCCATTGATCCCGAAGCCTTTATGGGTGTCGATACTTTTAAGAAAATAGCTGGAGATATCTTACGCGCTCTTCGAGCCAGTAAGAAAGCTCCAGGACAAGAGAGAATTTACACTGCTGGAGAAAAAGAATATCATGTGTGGTTGGAACGTAAAGATACCGGTGTACCGCTAACGGAAGGTGTAAAACAAGATTTCCGTGATGTCAAAGAAATGTTAGATTTAGATATCAATCTACCATTCTAG
- a CDS encoding rhomboid family intramembrane serine protease, giving the protein MSIFARTGDWKSFWEQSPVSTVIFFLNTGFFLAVLVTGGFEASVIQQWGLLNPVLVLKQNEFWRLFTAPFLHWSIMHFASNMVLGIIVMSTALERTIGSRKFSIVYFSSLLISSTAVVVFSESFTQTTGASGAIFGVMGALLWLSIYRKDMLNYRDIQSIWVLIALQVVSTFASIGVSVSGHLGGLVAGFGISYLIIQRNIFKVLH; this is encoded by the coding sequence ATGAGTATTTTTGCACGCACAGGGGATTGGAAAAGTTTTTGGGAGCAATCGCCCGTATCAACGGTAATTTTCTTTCTAAATACTGGCTTCTTTCTCGCTGTACTTGTTACAGGAGGATTTGAAGCTAGTGTGATTCAACAATGGGGATTGTTGAATCCAGTACTAGTATTAAAACAGAATGAATTTTGGCGTTTATTTACCGCACCATTCCTACACTGGAGTATTATGCATTTCGCATCGAATATGGTACTGGGAATCATCGTCATGTCAACGGCATTAGAACGTACGATTGGTAGTCGGAAGTTCTCAATTGTATATTTTTCAAGTCTACTTATCAGTAGTACCGCAGTCGTTGTATTCTCCGAATCCTTTACCCAAACCACCGGAGCAAGTGGTGCGATCTTTGGCGTTATGGGCGCATTACTATGGTTATCCATTTATCGGAAAGATATGTTGAACTATCGCGACATTCAATCGATATGGGTGTTAATCGCCTTACAAGTCGTCTCAACATTCGCCAGTATCGGCGTTAGTGTTAGTGGCCATTTAGGTGGACTTGTGGCTGGATTTGGAATATCCTACCTCATTATTCAACGAAATATATTTAAAGTACTGCACTAA
- a CDS encoding amidohydrolase: MIRLTSVYDSHLHVLGIGIQQRIADCSEFATLAELSSYSNDNPKIIVSRGWHESQFIEKRTPTKFDLNHISKSMPVILIRTCGHVLVCNDKAMELAGITSDTPQIEGGSFDYKTGIFTEDAMDLIMKIVPPPSKEELKEMFISANNYLLSQGITSVGSDDFSIKNVHYEDIIEVLEELYHEGLMQIHLYEQVNLPSIKLQQDFLNKGYHKKTYNGFKMGPLKLLADGSMGGRTAYLNKDYSDDPGNKGIQVFKQSELEDLIYLADSNGMDVAIHAIGDGMIDLVLDAIEKSIRRTKRNHRHSIIHAQLATKQQIQRMKQLGVAAIVQPIFLNSDIGIVHERLGDRANESYLFKTMYKEGVHVAFSTDAPVEPVNPFYNLYTAITRTSIKQPELGEFLPEEKFTLDEALECYQNSYYMSYDEHKNYNDYIIVDRDIHNCTVEELKDTVVLETYIDGKLVYKRDKK; encoded by the coding sequence ATGATTAGACTAACCTCTGTCTATGATTCTCATTTGCATGTATTAGGTATAGGTATACAACAAAGAATTGCTGACTGCTCTGAATTCGCAACATTAGCAGAATTGTCTTCTTATTCAAATGATAATCCTAAAATCATTGTCAGTAGAGGATGGCATGAATCCCAATTTATCGAAAAGCGAACACCAACGAAGTTTGATCTCAATCATATCTCTAAATCTATGCCGGTAATTCTCATCCGCACTTGTGGCCATGTTTTAGTATGCAATGATAAAGCTATGGAACTTGCAGGAATCACAAGTGATACTCCTCAAATAGAAGGTGGATCCTTTGATTACAAAACAGGCATCTTCACCGAAGATGCCATGGATTTAATCATGAAGATTGTCCCTCCGCCATCCAAAGAAGAACTCAAAGAGATGTTTATCTCTGCGAATAACTATTTGCTATCACAAGGCATTACTAGTGTTGGTAGTGATGACTTTAGTATAAAGAATGTACATTATGAAGATATTATAGAAGTACTAGAAGAACTCTATCATGAAGGACTCATGCAAATACATCTATATGAACAAGTAAATCTTCCTTCAATCAAACTACAACAAGACTTTCTCAATAAAGGCTATCATAAAAAGACATACAATGGATTTAAAATGGGTCCTTTAAAACTACTCGCAGATGGAAGTATGGGTGGACGTACAGCCTATCTAAACAAAGACTACAGTGATGATCCAGGTAATAAAGGAATACAAGTTTTTAAACAATCGGAATTAGAAGACCTCATCTATCTCGCAGACTCCAATGGGATGGATGTCGCCATCCACGCGATTGGTGATGGTATGATAGATTTAGTTTTAGATGCAATCGAAAAAAGCATACGTAGAACGAAACGTAATCATCGTCACAGTATTATTCATGCGCAGCTTGCGACGAAACAGCAAATCCAACGTATGAAACAACTAGGTGTTGCTGCTATCGTCCAACCCATCTTCTTAAACAGTGATATTGGGATTGTCCATGAACGGTTAGGAGATCGAGCAAACGAATCCTATCTATTCAAAACCATGTATAAAGAGGGAGTACATGTTGCCTTTAGTACTGATGCTCCTGTGGAACCAGTAAACCCATTTTATAACTTGTACACAGCAATCACTAGAACCAGTATCAAACAACCAGAATTAGGTGAATTTCTCCCTGAAGAGAAATTCACACTTGATGAAGCATTAGAATGTTATCAAAACAGTTACTATATGTCCTATGATGAACATAAGAACTATAATGATTACATTATTGTTGATCGAGATATTCATAATTGTACGGTAGAAGAATTAAAAGATACCGTTGTACTAGAAACCTATATCGATGGGAAACTAGTCTATAAAAGAGACAAAAAATAA
- a CDS encoding alpha-ketoacid dehydrogenase subunit beta — MAVMTVLDAINKTLFEQMEKDETVVTFGEDVGFEGGVFRVTKGLQQKFGKDRSFDTPLAESAIIGGAIGMAVNGLKPIPEIQFSGFVLPAFNQIVAHAARYRNRSRGVYTLPMVIRMPYGGGIRALEHHSESIEAMFASVPGLKVVIPSTPYDAKGLLTAAIQDPDPVIFMEPKRIYRAFKQEVPETEYKVPIGKAKVVQKGEDITVVAWGALVREVEKAMKLLENDNISVELIDLRTIQPYDKETIINSVQKTGRFLVVHEAVKSFGPGAEMISTVNEKAFLYLEAPPTRLTGHDVTVPLPKGEHHFMITPERIAREIKKVVNF; from the coding sequence ATGGCTGTTATGACCGTACTCGATGCAATTAATAAAACCTTATTTGAACAAATGGAAAAAGACGAAACTGTCGTCACCTTTGGTGAAGACGTAGGATTCGAAGGTGGCGTCTTCCGCGTCACCAAAGGACTTCAACAAAAATTCGGTAAAGACCGAAGTTTTGATACCCCTCTCGCCGAATCCGCCATCATTGGTGGTGCGATTGGGATGGCTGTTAATGGGTTAAAACCAATCCCTGAAATTCAATTCAGTGGATTTGTTCTACCCGCCTTTAACCAAATCGTTGCCCACGCTGCCCGCTATCGCAACCGTAGCCGTGGGGTTTATACCTTACCAATGGTTATTCGGATGCCTTACGGTGGTGGAATTCGTGCGTTAGAACATCACAGTGAATCGATTGAAGCAATGTTTGCTTCGGTTCCTGGATTGAAAGTCGTAATTCCATCAACTCCATACGATGCCAAAGGATTATTAACCGCTGCAATTCAAGATCCCGATCCCGTTATTTTCATGGAACCAAAACGGATCTACCGGGCCTTTAAACAAGAAGTACCCGAAACCGAATACAAAGTCCCAATTGGCAAAGCTAAGGTTGTCCAAAAAGGTGAAGACATTACTGTTGTTGCCTGGGGAGCCTTGGTTCGCGAAGTTGAAAAAGCAATGAAACTATTAGAAAACGACAACATCTCCGTTGAATTAATCGATTTACGAACGATTCAACCATACGATAAAGAAACGATCATCAATTCCGTCCAAAAAACAGGACGCTTCTTGGTTGTCCATGAAGCCGTCAAATCGTTTGGACCTGGAGCAGAAATGATCAGTACCGTTAATGAAAAAGCCTTCTTATACTTAGAAGCCCCACCAACGCGTCTTACCGGACACGACGTCACCGTACCACTTCCCAAAGGAGAACACCACTTCATGATTACCCCAGAGCGTATCGCTCGGGAAATTAAAAAGGTTGTGAATTTCTAA
- a CDS encoding SEC-C metal-binding domain-containing protein, whose product MNDITKYVIAATNLYGMVTLDKVVEVYRYHHDNHIPSAEPIDQDLLEKHHMYYDGEYFYTEAMSMNTEQEWQQEKQTKRNKPYYIPTQDELLFYIDNEYEENDAYFDLLEFIETIEENEVKVINVCYEIRGMAALAVPYQRLLNIANEYDIIFPSDQDFKTYATLVKQVHQHTRRWNLNGYTLAEYNQLPKPHKVGRNDPCQCGSGKKYKKCCGK is encoded by the coding sequence ATGAATGATATAACCAAATATGTTATTGCAGCCACAAATCTATATGGAATGGTAACCTTAGACAAAGTAGTCGAAGTCTATCGATACCATCATGATAACCATATCCCAAGTGCAGAACCAATTGATCAAGATCTATTAGAAAAACACCATATGTATTATGATGGAGAGTATTTCTACACCGAAGCCATGAGTATGAATACGGAACAAGAATGGCAACAAGAAAAACAAACAAAACGTAATAAACCGTATTACATTCCAACACAAGACGAACTCTTATTCTACATTGACAATGAGTATGAAGAAAATGATGCCTATTTTGATTTACTTGAATTTATCGAAACAATTGAAGAGAATGAAGTCAAAGTCATAAATGTATGTTATGAAATCAGAGGTATGGCAGCACTCGCTGTACCGTATCAAAGACTATTAAACATTGCCAATGAGTATGATATCATATTTCCTTCCGATCAAGACTTTAAGACATACGCCACTCTAGTTAAACAGGTTCATCAACATACCAGACGTTGGAATTTAAATGGTTATACCCTCGCCGAATACAATCAATTACCAAAACCACACAAAGTAGGACGGAATGATCCTTGTCAATGTGGTAGTGGTAAGAAGTACAAAAAATGTTGTGGTAAATAA
- the pdhA gene encoding pyruvate dehydrogenase (acetyl-transferring) E1 component subunit alpha gives MLSKKFDPLKGKILEVLNYKGEIVDEKLVPKLDDDKLIEMYKTMLLGRIADIKALQYQRQGRMLTYAPIKGQEAAQVGVVAALEQQDWMVPAFREMAGMLYRGASLKQLYLYWYGNEEGSRFEKDVRILPISVPIASQINHGAGVAYASKILDKKEVVVAYVGDGGTSHGEFHEGVNFAAVLDLPLIVIIQNNQWAISTPRETQTKAKTLAQKAVGYGIPGIQVDGNDPLAMYIATEEAKKRALKGEGPTIIEALTYRLGPHTTSDDPTIYRDQKEVDYWEERDPLKRFKIYLINKGLWSEEQEEKETKEVTDYVNKTFKEVEATGLIDLEETFKYTYAEMTPDLQEQLDDYKAYLKEVE, from the coding sequence ATGTTATCCAAGAAATTTGATCCCTTAAAAGGGAAGATATTAGAAGTATTAAACTACAAAGGGGAAATCGTCGATGAAAAACTCGTCCCCAAACTCGATGATGACAAACTTATCGAGATGTACAAAACGATGCTCTTAGGACGTATAGCCGATATTAAAGCACTCCAATATCAACGTCAAGGACGGATGCTGACCTATGCACCAATCAAAGGTCAGGAAGCTGCACAAGTTGGTGTCGTTGCCGCCCTAGAACAACAAGACTGGATGGTTCCCGCATTTCGCGAAATGGCCGGTATGTTATACCGTGGAGCTAGTTTAAAACAGCTCTACTTATATTGGTATGGGAATGAAGAAGGAAGTCGCTTCGAAAAAGATGTTCGAATTCTTCCCATTAGTGTACCGATTGCATCCCAAATCAACCATGGTGCGGGAGTTGCATATGCCAGTAAAATCTTAGACAAAAAAGAAGTCGTCGTTGCCTACGTTGGTGACGGTGGAACCTCTCATGGAGAATTCCATGAGGGTGTCAATTTTGCTGCCGTCTTAGATTTACCATTAATTGTTATTATTCAAAACAATCAATGGGCCATCTCCACCCCACGTGAAACGCAAACCAAAGCCAAAACCTTAGCCCAAAAAGCCGTAGGGTATGGCATTCCTGGTATTCAAGTCGATGGAAACGATCCACTCGCGATGTACATCGCCACTGAAGAAGCGAAAAAACGCGCCTTAAAAGGCGAAGGCCCAACGATTATCGAAGCCTTAACCTATCGCTTAGGACCACACACAACCAGTGATGATCCAACGATTTATCGCGATCAAAAAGAAGTCGATTACTGGGAAGAACGCGATCCATTAAAACGATTCAAAATTTATCTCATCAATAAAGGACTCTGGTCCGAAGAACAAGAAGAAAAAGAAACCAAAGAAGTAACCGATTATGTCAACAAAACCTTTAAAGAAGTCGAAGCCACCGGTCTCATAGACTTAGAAGAAACGTTCAAGTATACATACGCGGAAATGACACCGGACTTACAAGAACAACTCGACGACTACAAAGCTTATCTCAAGGAGGTCGAATAA
- the lpdA gene encoding dihydrolipoyl dehydrogenase, which translates to MKQYDLIVVGGGPGGYVAAIKAGHLGKKVALIEKDNVGGVCLNWGCIPTKAMLKTAKVYKQFLHAEDYGLTINDKSAITLNLADIKKRKDKVVKRLTGGVRGLLKKAGVDVYDGFGTVVDNKTVNVNDETLQTDYLILATGSHPFIPPIPGIEDAFKNNRALTAKEILDLDILPKNLVIIGGGVIGVEFATLYSTLGVDVTMLEMSDQILTRIDDEVRSTYVKILKNKHLTIHTQAKVTKVTDTHVIYEKDGKEHQIEAEKILVSIGTRPNVKGLEALNLETNKVGVVTNEKMETNVKNVYAIGDMNGIMMLAHVASKEGLVAIENIFGDGEEINYERVPSGIYGFPEIAYVGLTEQECKERGLSYKKSIFPLAANGKALAEGESDGFIKILAETTYNEILGMHILAPNATDMIAEAVTTMELEGTANELAKAIHPHPTLSEIVMEAAHGVIDKPIHI; encoded by the coding sequence ATGAAACAATATGATCTCATTGTCGTTGGTGGCGGACCCGGTGGGTACGTCGCCGCGATCAAAGCGGGACATCTCGGAAAAAAAGTAGCCCTCATTGAAAAAGACAATGTCGGAGGTGTATGCCTGAACTGGGGATGTATCCCCACAAAGGCAATGCTGAAAACCGCCAAAGTCTACAAACAATTCCTCCATGCCGAGGATTATGGGCTAACAATCAATGACAAAAGCGCGATTACCCTAAATCTCGCCGACATCAAAAAACGCAAGGACAAAGTTGTCAAGCGTCTCACTGGGGGTGTCCGCGGACTCCTCAAAAAAGCTGGCGTCGATGTCTATGATGGATTTGGTACTGTAGTGGATAATAAGACTGTCAATGTGAATGATGAAACCTTACAAACAGACTATTTAATCTTAGCTACCGGTAGCCATCCATTCATCCCACCAATCCCTGGTATTGAAGATGCCTTCAAGAACAACCGTGCCTTAACTGCCAAAGAAATACTAGACTTAGATATCCTTCCCAAAAATCTTGTGATTATCGGAGGAGGCGTCATCGGTGTTGAATTTGCAACGCTCTATAGTACACTTGGTGTCGACGTTACGATGCTGGAAATGTCGGATCAAATCTTAACGAGAATTGATGATGAAGTACGTAGTACCTATGTCAAAATCTTAAAAAATAAACATCTGACGATTCACACACAAGCCAAAGTAACAAAAGTAACGGATACTCATGTCATCTATGAAAAAGATGGCAAGGAACATCAAATAGAAGCCGAAAAAATTCTCGTCTCAATTGGAACACGACCAAACGTAAAAGGTTTAGAAGCCTTAAACTTAGAAACCAATAAGGTTGGAGTTGTCACCAATGAGAAAATGGAAACCAATGTGAAAAATGTGTACGCCATCGGTGATATGAACGGCATTATGATGCTTGCTCATGTTGCTTCTAAAGAAGGTCTTGTTGCTATAGAAAACATCTTTGGCGATGGTGAAGAAATTAACTATGAACGTGTTCCATCGGGAATCTATGGATTCCCAGAAATTGCCTATGTTGGATTAACCGAACAAGAATGTAAAGAGCGAGGACTTTCGTACAAGAAAAGTATCTTCCCTCTAGCAGCCAATGGAAAAGCACTCGCCGAAGGTGAGAGCGATGGCTTCATTAAAATTCTTGCGGAAACCACCTACAACGAAATTTTAGGAATGCACATCTTAGCACCAAACGCAACCGACATGATTGCTGAAGCCGTAACAACCATGGAACTAGAAGGAACAGCGAATGAACTGGCCAAAGCCATTCATCCCCATCCGACCCTTAGTGAAATTGTCATGGAAGCTGCTCATGGTGTCATCGATAAACCAATCCATATTTAA
- a CDS encoding type I phosphomannose isomerase catalytic subunit, whose protein sequence is MIVMVLKFEPVYFYKVWGGNSFKRLYNYPTTENCGEAWGISAHPHGSSIVKAGPYKGKSLRELYKSERQLFGNYSQPEFPILVKLISASQDLSIQVHPDDQYAKKFNSLGKDESWYIINTEPNTKINIGHHANSVLELEDAIINDRLTTLLNYFPIKHGDMFYIKAGTIHAICGGTTLLEVQQSSDITFRLYDYNRLHNGKLRELHIKDALKCIEVPDNKKWEPHENQYFIVDSLTNINKTKLSSNQHGDYIFILEGEGLFDDISVSSGDFIMVTADSEYTVEGDLKYKKIVF, encoded by the coding sequence ATGATTGTGATGGTGTTGAAGTTCGAACCAGTCTATTTTTATAAGGTATGGGGAGGAAACTCCTTTAAAAGATTATATAATTATCCTACTACTGAAAATTGCGGTGAAGCTTGGGGAATAAGCGCACACCCTCATGGTAGTTCTATAGTAAAAGCGGGTCCATATAAAGGGAAATCGCTACGAGAACTATATAAGTCTGAACGTCAACTATTCGGAAATTATAGTCAACCAGAATTTCCTATTTTAGTTAAACTTATTTCAGCATCTCAAGATCTAAGCATTCAAGTTCATCCTGATGATCAGTATGCTAAGAAGTTTAATAGTCTCGGTAAAGATGAAAGTTGGTATATCATCAATACAGAACCAAACACAAAAATCAATATTGGTCATCACGCTAATTCTGTATTAGAGCTTGAAGATGCAATTATCAATGATAGATTAACCACTCTTCTAAACTATTTTCCAATCAAACATGGTGATATGTTTTACATTAAAGCAGGTACGATTCATGCTATTTGTGGAGGTACTACTCTACTTGAAGTGCAACAATCTTCAGATATTACATTTCGTCTATATGATTACAATCGGCTACATAATGGTAAGTTAAGAGAACTGCACATTAAAGATGCTCTGAAATGTATTGAAGTTCCAGACAATAAAAAATGGGAACCACATGAAAATCAATATTTTATTGTTGATTCTCTTACTAATATTAATAAAACCAAACTCAGTTCAAATCAGCATGGAGATTATATTTTTATCCTCGAAGGGGAAGGTCTGTTTGATGATATATCTGTTAGTTCTGGAGATTTCATCATGGTAACAGCAGATTCAGAGTATACTGTAGAAGGAGATTTGAAATACAAAAAAATTGTATTTTAA
- a CDS encoding phosphatase PAP2 family protein, with the protein MTIEVVEALQSLQNGFFDVFFNFISFLGEEYVYIVLLSIIYFAYDKKMGEFMGLVLFFTGMFNATIKGIVSAPRPFQEYPDRITNLRPETSGGYSFPSGHTQMFTSFSFAYGFYQKQIKIVYVATIFSVLMALSRMYLGVHYLEDVTVSLLLGILTAYLFAQFFVKIQDNDKALLQVYIGILLAFLPFLFILDYVDLYKTYGLMLGFTGGMVIEKKYIQFTMDTLLWKKGLRVLGGLIIMIAIMAGLDIIFEAIAKEGSTLLHLLDMIRYGLVAFVGLGVYPLLFKPLHIH; encoded by the coding sequence ATGACCATTGAAGTTGTTGAAGCCCTGCAAAGTTTACAGAATGGATTTTTTGATGTATTCTTTAATTTCATTTCGTTTTTAGGAGAAGAATACGTTTATATTGTTCTATTAAGTATCATTTATTTCGCCTATGATAAAAAGATGGGTGAATTTATGGGACTGGTGTTGTTCTTTACCGGAATGTTCAATGCAACAATCAAAGGCATTGTCTCGGCACCACGACCGTTTCAAGAGTATCCCGATCGGATCACCAATCTTCGACCTGAGACATCCGGAGGATATAGTTTCCCTAGTGGCCATACGCAAATGTTTACATCGTTCTCTTTTGCCTATGGGTTCTATCAAAAACAGATTAAAATTGTCTATGTAGCAACGATTTTTAGTGTTTTAATGGCCCTTTCGAGAATGTATCTTGGAGTCCATTATTTGGAAGACGTTACCGTATCATTACTGTTGGGGATTCTTACTGCCTATCTATTTGCGCAGTTCTTTGTCAAGATTCAAGATAATGACAAAGCATTATTACAAGTATATATTGGTATCTTACTAGCATTTCTACCATTCCTATTTATATTGGACTACGTCGATTTATACAAAACCTATGGATTGATGCTTGGGTTTACGGGTGGTATGGTGATCGAGAAGAAATACATTCAATTTACAATGGATACATTGTTGTGGAAAAAAGGTCTACGCGTTCTTGGTGGATTAATTATCATGATTGCGATTATGGCAGGTCTGGATATCATCTTCGAAGCCATCGCGAAGGAAGGTTCTACATTATTACATCTCTTAGATATGATTCGGTATGGACTTGTCGCCTTTGTCGGATTAGGCGTTTATCCGTTATTATTTAAACCATTACATATACACTAA